In Bacillota bacterium, the sequence ACCGGGATACCTGGATTGAACCAGTTAGTCTTGAGGAACGCTTTCTGCTTCGCTGCCAGGAGCCAACCACTCTGTATGGAAAACTCCCGGTTTATCAACACGTTTGTAGGTATGGGCTCCGAAATAATCACGCTGAGCTTGAATCATATTTGCCGATATAGTTTCCCGGCGGTATCCATCAAAGTACGATAAGGCTGAGCTGAACGCAGGAATTGGCAGTCCTAGTTGAGCTGCTGTGGCAACTACTCTGCGCCAACCCGGTTGAGCTTTATCTACAGCTTCTTTGAAGTAGGGAGCTACCAGAAGATTCGGCAGATCCGGATTTGCATCAAATGCTTCCTTAATCCGCTCAAGGAATTGAGCTCTAATAATGCAGCCTTCACGCCACATTAACGCGATTTCACCAAGATTTAGATCCCAGTCCCATTCACGGGAGGCATCCCGCATTAAAGCGAACCCTTGGGCATAGGAACAGATCTTCGATGCGTAAAGCGCCTGCCGGATGTCCTCAACAAAGGCATCCCGATCGCCTTCAAAGTTTACTTCTGGACCGGTAAGCACTTTCGAAGCAGCCACTCGCTCATCTTTGATCGCTGACAAGCATCTGGCGAATACAGCCTCAGTAATAGTAGGAGTAGCGATTCCCAGATCAAGAGCAGCCTGAGAAGTCCATTTACCGGTACCTTTTTGTCCGGCAGCATCCAGAATTAACTCTACTAATGGCTGCCCAGTTTCTTTATCAACCTTGGCCAAAATATCGCTGGTAATCTCGATTAAATAGCTGTCCAGTTCACCTTTATTCCACTCGGCAAATACTTCGTGCATTTCCTGGGCGCTTAAGCCTAAAGCATGCTTCATGATATAATATGCTTCAGAAATGAGCTGCATATCGCCGTATTCAATACCGTTGTGCACAGTTTTAACAAAGTGGCCGGCACCTTCTTTGCCAACCCACTGACAGCAGGGAACTCCTTTCTCGCCAACTTTGGCAGAGATGCTTTGGAGAATCGGTTTTACAGTTTCCCATGCTGCCGGAGAACCACCGGGCATAATGCTTGGGCCTTTTAAAGCTCCCTCTTCACCACCGGATACACCGGTTCCGATATACAGGAGTCCTGCTTCTTCAACTCTCTTAGTGCGGCGGTTAGTATCTTCAAAATGAGAGTTGCCGCCATCAATAATAATGTCGCCTTTATCAAGCAGCGGAATTAACCGCTCAATAAAATCATCCACCGGTTGACCCGCTTTAACCATCAGCATAACCTTGCGCGGAGTCTTCAAAGAATCAACCAATTCCTCCAACGAGTAAGTACCGATAATATTTTTGCCCTTAGCCCGACCTTCAACAAAATCCGTAACTCTTTGGACAGTTCGGTTGTAGACGGCAACGGTAAAACCTTTGCTTTCCATGTTGAGGACAAGGTTTTCTCCCATTACCGCTAAGCCAATTAATCCAATGTCCGCTTTACCCATGCTTTACTCCTCCTTTGTTTTTTGGATGATTTGATTATATTCATGCTTTAAGATTAAAGCATCTTCTTCCAAATTTGGACTTTCGCATATCAGCCATCCGCCGACATTGTAATCAACCAGCGCTTGGAGGACAGCTTGGTAATTATTTTCCGCTTCAGCTAAAATCAAGTGTTTTCGCTCACCCTTAGGTCCATATTCGATGCCCGAAAAATGCATGTGCAGCTGATCTAAAGCGGCTGTACCCAATTCGGATTTAACAAATTCCAAAACTCCGCAGATCTCCTCATATGTATTATAAGCGCCGAGACTGCGGGCGTAGAGATGAGAAAAATCAATGCAGGAATATACACCCGGAATTTCAACAGCCAAACGCACTATTTCTTCAACTGTGCCAAATTGAGTGGGCGAACCGGTGGTTTCCGGGCGCAGATGGATATAAATACCTTCATCGTCAAGCTTCGAGCGGACCTCAACTAATTCCTGCTTAACCCGCGCATATACCTCTTCATGATCGGAGTCATGGTAATAGGCCGCATGAAAGGTAACGCTTTTCGCACCGGCTGCCCAGCCGATCCGGGCTGCCTGGAGAATTCGCTCCTTGCTGGCGCTTATCTTTTCCGGTTCCTTAGAATTAAGATTGATATAATAGGGGGCGTGCGCAGTTAGTTCAATTCCTGCTTCTTCACACACTATCCGAAGTTCCCGGGCAGATTTTTCTTTCATCCGCACTCCTCTGACAAACTCCAATTCCATGCAATCTAAGCCCAATTCTTCCAGCTTTGTCACACCTGCTTTAGATGTGCGCGGTTTGGCAGAGGTGGGGATTCCGGCTGTGCCAATCCGTACTCTCTTCAATGGATTCCTCCTCTAATTTCCCGGGGTCCACAGTTTTCGGGTAGCTTTTTGAATCTCATCCTCGATCTGCTCTTCTTCCTCGTCATCCATATCATATAGTGGTTCGAGACCGATAGCATCACTGAGGACTTCCTGAACATCCATCATCAGTTTGTGAAAGGCAAACTCAGCTTCAAATAACTCCCGGATATAGGGATTTATATTTAATACTTCATATAATTTACCCAGTTCTTCTGTTTGAGAATCAGTAACCGGTCTGCCCTCTAAGTGCTGTTTTTGCAGCTCGAGCTGTTTTTTATGGAAGTCTCTGAGCATGATCTTAGCTGCCTGATGAGCTTCAATTTCCTCTCTCGCCTGTTTTAACCGCTGATATTCTTCGCTCCCAACCAGCGCGTCGGCTAATTGTTTAGCCGTTGTTCTAACATCCACATCATCAACTCCCTTTTCAATCTGCCTTAAACATTAAACCTAAAGCTGATAATATCGCCATCCTGAACAATATATTCTTTACCCTCTAACCGAAAAAGGCCCTTTTCCTTAACTTTTGCGATGCTTCCCAACGCGATGAAATCCTCATAGCTTACTACCTCAGCCCGAATAAAGCCCCGCTCAATATCTGAATGAATTTTACCTGCAGCCTCCTTGGCATTAGTACCTTCGGTAATGGTCCAGGCCCTAACTTCATCTGACCCGACGGTAAAATACGATATCAGTCCTAAGTGCGCATATACTGCCCGCGACAGCCTTTCGATGCCGGATTCGCTGATGCCTAAATCAGCCATAAACAGCTCCTTATCTTCCTCATCCAGTTGGCTGATCTCAACTTCAATCTGCGCGCTGACTACGATAATGGGAATGTGGCGCTCCTCTGCCCATGCTTCCAGCTCAGCTTTTTGCGGAAAATCATCTTCCTGCATCTGCTCTTCATCAACATTAACAACCAAAAGCAGAGGCTTGCGGGTTAGAAAGTCGTAGCCGCGGATCAGTTTATCCTCATCTTCAGTAAAATCAACAGTCCACAGCGGTACATCTGCTTCCAAAGCTTCTCTGCATTTAGTTAAAACTGCCTTTTCCTGGGCATAGTTCTTATTCTTGACTCTCTCTTTTTCCAGCCGCTCCAGCCTTGTTTCAAGCAGACTCCAGTCTGCTAAAATCAGTTCTGACTGAATCTGGGTTAAATCACGCATCGGCTCAATTCTGCCATCAGCTGTTGGTACAATATCGCTGCGAAAAGCCCGCAGCACCTGCACTACCGCATCCACATCCCGTATTGCATTCAACAGCTCATTGCCTTTTTTATTCTGCCCTGCAGTCAATCCGGCTACATCCACCATTTCAATGGTGGCATATGTTGTCTTTTTGGGTTGAAAAATCTTTGATAACTCTGCTATTCTCGGGTCCATCACCCGAGCAATACCTGTATTAGCTCTCAGATTTGCTTTAGCTTCTACATTAGTTAACAGTTGAAATAGAGTAGTTTTGCCGCTCTGCGGCAGTCCAATGATTCCGATCTTCAATTATTGCTTCCTCCATGTTCTAATTCTCGATCATTGTAACATATTTCCGTTGGCCTCGCACTTTAATTGTGCCACAAATTAATAAAAACCACCATAACAAATTTGCATTTGTTGATGGTGGAATTTGTGTGCTGAGATGCGATCCAAACTTATTTTGCTTCTTCGACAAGTTTGGCTGCATAAGCGGTAATCTTTTCAAATTCTCCTGCGGCAATTGCCTCTTTATCGACAAGATTTCCACCTACACCTAAGACGTCTACACCCTTAGCACGGTACTCTTTAGCGTTATCGATGCTTACTCCGCCTGTAGCCATTAGGGTAATGTGATCGAGGGGACCAAGCACGTTCTTAAAGAAGTTAGCGGTTACAACTCCAGCCGGGAATACCTTAATAACATCAGCACCGGCTTCGCAGGCCTGCTGAATCTCGGTAGGTGTCATGCAGCCCGGCACTACCATGCGGCCGTAGCGGTTGCCTAAGCGAATTAAATCAACATTGAGTGTTGGAGCTACGAGGAATTGAGCTCCTGCCAGCATAGCTGCGCGGCCGGCTTCCGGATCTAAAACAGTACCTGCTCCAACAGCAATTTTGTCCCCTAAAGCTTTGCGGACGTCAGCGATTGCTTGGAGGGCGTTTTCTGTATCCATGGTAATTTCGATGGAATTGATTCCGCCGTCTACTAAAGCCTTTGCCAGAGGTACTACTTTAGTGGTGTCAATTTTGCGCAGTACGGCAACGACTCTGCTTTCCAGCATTTTTTCAAACACTTCGATTTTGTATTTCATACTGTTTCCTCCCATGATTTTTGTCTACTTAAAGAATACCCATGTTTCAATAAAACTTCACAAGGTTAATCAGCCATTTTACCTCAGAAAAAGCTCCCCTGCTAAGGGGAAGCTTTTCACTATGCCTTTAATAACTCGTCGATTCTGATGGGACGGTTTTCTTTAACCGATTTCCAGACAGCCTCGCCGGTTATAACTGAATAAGCACCATCGAGCGCACCGGAGAGAATTTCATAGGATCTGTTTGGATCAACACCCAGGAAAATATCCTCGAGTAAGATCGGGTCTCCGCCGCCGTGTCCGCCTTTGCGGCTGACTACATGAATTGTTTCCTTAGCACCAAATAATGGGAAGTAATCAATGGTTTGAACCGGAGTTGGGAAAGGAACCCGTGACGGAGCGTGGAACTCCATAGTCTCAATCCGTCCCTTAGTACCATTGATCGCTAAGCGGTATCCCTCATAAGGTGTTGAGAAGTTACACGAATAGCTTAATAAAGCACCTTCATCAAATTTCACAGTAACTGTGTAAGTATCTTCAATATCGATTTCCGAATCATAAATGCAGCGATCTGGGCGGTAGTTAGTGTAGGGTCTTTCAACCTTACCTAAAGCGCCGAGGTGATCATCTTTTGGCATTGCATCAGCGCTGCGGCTGGTCCAGCGCATATAATAGATGCAGTTGCTGCTGTCCGGACAATCTCCGCAGTGGCGGCCATCCACTTTGCGAGGATTCAAGCCGCCTTCAGATCCATAGTAGTTAAGCGCACCATAGGCAAAAACTTCTACCGGTTTTTGCCCGATCCACCAATTTACCAGGTCAAAATGGTGAGTACATTTGTGGATTGATAATCCACCAGATTTGTCCCGCTCGCGGTTCCAGCGTTTAAAGTAGCTGGCACCATGATAGGTATCAATGTACCAGTTTAGGTCAACAGATGTAATTCTGCCAACTTTGCCTTCTAAAACCAGTTCGCGAATTTTGGAATGAATTGGTGCATAGCGGTAGTTGAAAGTAACGATTACTCTACCCTTGCTCTTTGCTTCTGCGGCTAAGATTGCATTGCAGTCCTCACTGGTAGTTGCCATTGGTTTTTCGGTAATGACATCTAAATCATGCTCTAATCCTTTGATTATATACTCCGCATGAGTGCAGTCTACTCCTGCAACGATCAGAGCATCCGGTTTTTGTTCTTCAATCATCTGCTCAAACTGATCCGGCGTGTAAACAGCCACATCTTTTGTCTGAGGAAGTTTTTCTTTGCAGACTTCAAATCTTCTTGGATCAATATCCAGCAATCCCACAACCTGGCTGTTATGAGAAAACCTCTCCACAATTGGTGTAATAAACATACCTATTGCCCTGTTGCTAACACCACATACTGCATATTTCTTCAATGGCCTATTCTCCCCCACTTCCGCAAGATAATATGTCAATAAACTATTCTAGATTAACCTATTAATTCCTTTTAATCTCCGCTTTAAGGCATAACCTCTAAACTTTAAAAAAATTAAAAACCTCGGATAAAAATCCGAGGCTTTTAAACTAGTTCTTGGCAGTGAGCTACTCTCTCACCACGAGATGTGGCAATACCATCGCCGCTGGAGGGCTTAACTACTGTGTTCGGGATGGGAACAGGTGATCCCCTCCGCTATTACCACCAAGAA encodes:
- a CDS encoding YlbF family regulator; amino-acid sequence: MDVRTTAKQLADALVGSEEYQRLKQAREEIEAHQAAKIMLRDFHKKQLELQKQHLEGRPVTDSQTEELGKLYEVLNINPYIRELFEAEFAFHKLMMDVQEVLSDAIGLEPLYDMDDEEEEQIEDEIQKATRKLWTPGN
- a CDS encoding Gfo/Idh/MocA family oxidoreductase; translation: MKKYAVCGVSNRAIGMFITPIVERFSHNSQVVGLLDIDPRRFEVCKEKLPQTKDVAVYTPDQFEQMIEEQKPDALIVAGVDCTHAEYIIKGLEHDLDVITEKPMATTSEDCNAILAAEAKSKGRVIVTFNYRYAPIHSKIRELVLEGKVGRITSVDLNWYIDTYHGASYFKRWNRERDKSGGLSIHKCTHHFDLVNWWIGQKPVEVFAYGALNYYGSEGGLNPRKVDGRHCGDCPDSSNCIYYMRWTSRSADAMPKDDHLGALGKVERPYTNYRPDRCIYDSEIDIEDTYTVTVKFDEGALLSYSCNFSTPYEGYRLAINGTKGRIETMEFHAPSRVPFPTPVQTIDYFPLFGAKETIHVVSRKGGHGGGDPILLEDIFLGVDPNRSYEILSGALDGAYSVITGEAVWKSVKENRPIRIDELLKA
- a CDS encoding TIM barrel protein — protein: MKRVRIGTAGIPTSAKPRTSKAGVTKLEELGLDCMELEFVRGVRMKEKSARELRIVCEEAGIELTAHAPYYINLNSKEPEKISASKERILQAARIGWAAGAKSVTFHAAYYHDSDHEEVYARVKQELVEVRSKLDDEGIYIHLRPETTGSPTQFGTVEEIVRLAVEIPGVYSCIDFSHLYARSLGAYNTYEEICGVLEFVKSELGTAALDQLHMHFSGIEYGPKGERKHLILAEAENNYQAVLQALVDYNVGGWLICESPNLEEDALILKHEYNQIIQKTKEE
- a CDS encoding bifunctional 4-hydroxy-2-oxoglutarate aldolase/2-dehydro-3-deoxy-phosphogluconate aldolase; this translates as MKYKIEVFEKMLESRVVAVLRKIDTTKVVPLAKALVDGGINSIEITMDTENALQAIADVRKALGDKIAVGAGTVLDPEAGRAAMLAGAQFLVAPTLNVDLIRLGNRYGRMVVPGCMTPTEIQQACEAGADVIKVFPAGVVTANFFKNVLGPLDHITLMATGGVSIDNAKEYRAKGVDVLGVGGNLVDKEAIAAGEFEKITAYAAKLVEEAK
- the ychF gene encoding redox-regulated ATPase YchF; this encodes MKIGIIGLPQSGKTTLFQLLTNVEAKANLRANTGIARVMDPRIAELSKIFQPKKTTYATIEMVDVAGLTAGQNKKGNELLNAIRDVDAVVQVLRAFRSDIVPTADGRIEPMRDLTQIQSELILADWSLLETRLERLEKERVKNKNYAQEKAVLTKCREALEADVPLWTVDFTEDEDKLIRGYDFLTRKPLLLVVNVDEEQMQEDDFPQKAELEAWAEERHIPIIVVSAQIEVEISQLDEEDKELFMADLGISESGIERLSRAVYAHLGLISYFTVGSDEVRAWTITEGTNAKEAAGKIHSDIERGFIRAEVVSYEDFIALGSIAKVKEKGLFRLEGKEYIVQDGDIISFRFNV
- the gnd gene encoding decarboxylating NADP(+)-dependent phosphogluconate dehydrogenase; its protein translation is MGKADIGLIGLAVMGENLVLNMESKGFTVAVYNRTVQRVTDFVEGRAKGKNIIGTYSLEELVDSLKTPRKVMLMVKAGQPVDDFIERLIPLLDKGDIIIDGGNSHFEDTNRRTKRVEEAGLLYIGTGVSGGEEGALKGPSIMPGGSPAAWETVKPILQSISAKVGEKGVPCCQWVGKEGAGHFVKTVHNGIEYGDMQLISEAYYIMKHALGLSAQEMHEVFAEWNKGELDSYLIEITSDILAKVDKETGQPLVELILDAAGQKGTGKWTSQAALDLGIATPTITEAVFARCLSAIKDERVAASKVLTGPEVNFEGDRDAFVEDIRQALYASKICSYAQGFALMRDASREWDWDLNLGEIALMWREGCIIRAQFLERIKEAFDANPDLPNLLVAPYFKEAVDKAQPGWRRVVATAAQLGLPIPAFSSALSYFDGYRRETISANMIQAQRDYFGAHTYKRVDKPGVFHTEWLAPGSEAESVPQD